A genome region from Plasmodium vivax chromosome 11, whole genome shotgun sequence includes the following:
- a CDS encoding hypothetical protein (encoded by transcript PVX_114765A) — protein sequence MYHYAHMRSNVRSSYGAIFFFNFFFSYQKCNVYLIFFFFFSNTLTNYDAIFLHYFYTLLSFFFHHFVIFSFLCLFILPPLSNPSFSVHQNSHFSFLCLICHFFIARVIAARIYMHCYYGMLTITYFYAYAIPYDRPTCIVCILASQSPALLLCVFILNV from the coding sequence atgtaccacTATGCCCATATGCGTTCAAATGTTCGCAGTTCGTAtggcgcaatttttttttttaatttttttttttcataccaaaaatgtaatgtatacttaattttttttttttttttttcaaatactCTGACAAATTATgacgcaatttttttgcattatttttatacgctcctttcttttttttttcaccattttgttattttttcatttctttgccTCTTCATCCTGCCTCCTCTCAGCAATCCCTCCTTTTCTGTTCACCAGAATAGCCATTTTTCGTTCCTTTGTTTgatttgtcattttttcatcGCACGCGTAATTGCCGCGCGGATTTACATGCATTGTTATTATGGTATGCTTACTATTACGTACTTTTATGCGTATGCAATTCCGTATGACCGACCTACGTGTATTGTATGCATATTAGCCAGCCAATCCCCTGCACTCCTTCTTTgcgtttttatattaaatgtaTGA
- a CDS encoding hypothetical protein, conserved (encoded by transcript PVX_114785A), which produces MPSAETPGHRKSEERGWARELRETYFSALSAKGVAAKNAGYPASNRKANQQNDKMKNPVSATDIQVGDNTPPEEDNQCTLHEKKKIFFEVYKKYYFIEMTEYHKSRENCTNNFINFLERISEKMVEALKHGSYNINNLNRFFKEFVKNDTSYYNRGVSVGGTPRVSNLTQSFLNIQDEELANGEAANVGRVQGDNPLSSHANGSVEDLKKKKGSTASTIVSEGKSKGKKNSKVELEEKRRKKLSKDDEIAGTSQEETNAPDTPFLKKNNGKSASNKINEIADNVIDVNAEMCNLNHGIIDDWVQYGFMNYRKIMNSMKISSDVIDSKINQKMLIILKESYLKEQENLVEAMKKKKNDFLKQVELCKIYWKYFENSYSNSEKIRSDGIKDSKKIKCSWLCQRKYIKNVKDLLKIQNEYLDIITCSVKTFFQLIEWKKNSIRDILCSYILLYKSFLNFYLNNMNILYDSILLEKNVDAAQFQNLSSVTIIDEEDLIKQVAPFQLNDNCDGIPQLNKALSLIKSSIIFYNHQINVKSILCIFCSTIKGYLTSVGFFNKCVEGVFVITWDKFIHFFADAEDAAPQWSYYMEDIEFKLVKCKPDSKRNSLDTEKREPDGGAEVVAAAATAAIAAAEGEGEPSATPSVTTTPNNQRQRNHSNQSKGKKGKEKTGGKDSSSVLSGADTLKVTSSTKNGEPDIGLNPSKKEIQDNCSATPSTINDDDDVEIQMKEKKKTLLISGWSFTFKCPTMYLTNVCYELLSNHLCSQYFEDENSFANFSNIIANGEVKNDLLFIDEMASFYNAHMDGMSQDTKDKVIVKNKLLKTKNERFARERLSVSDRDDLAGSLRGRTPSRTSNIDGQKKNKNSHPENLLYAFHKKKNELLKNVKIGDQESGPTGERQAEDRHHPGGEKHHGHAQVGGEHQSDAETEESKKKILNSKKKSHSRSTSSGKAKVQNK; this is translated from the coding sequence ATGCCGAGTGCCGAAACCCCCGGCCACCGCAAGTCAGAAGAACGAGGCTGGGCCCGCGAACTTAGAGAGACCTACTTCAGTGCCCTGAGCGCAAAAGGAGTAGCGGCAAAAAACGCAGGTTACCCTGCGAGCAATCGTAAAGCTAACCAACAGAatgacaaaatgaagaacccAGTGAGCGCGACGGACATCCAGGTGGGAGACAACACCCCGCCAGAAGAAGACAATCAGTGCACCctgcatgaaaaaaaaaaaattttcttcgaAGTTTACAAAAAGTATTATTTCATAGAAATGACGGAGTATCACAAGAGCAGGGAAAACTGCAccaacaattttataaacttCCTCGAGAGGATAAGCGAGAAGATGGTGGAGGCACTAAAGCACGGCTCCTACAATATTAATAACTTGAATAGGTTCTTCAAAGAATTTGTGAAGAATGATACGAGCTACTACAATAGGGGCGTTTCCGTGGGGGGAACCCCGCGGGTGAGTAATTTAACCCAaagttttttaaacattCAAGATGAGGAGTTGGCCAACGGGGAGGCCGCAAATGTTGGCCGCGTGCAGGGGGATAATCCGCTGAGCAGCCACGCGAATGGCTCCGTAGaggatttgaagaagaaaaagggaagcacaGCGTCTACAATCGTGAGTGAGGGGAAgtcaaaggggaagaagaacagcAAAGTGGAGTTAGAagaaaagaggaggaagaaattgtCCAAGGATGACGAAATTGCAGGTACCTCCCAGGAGGAAACAAACGCCCCAGATACACCCTtcctgaagaagaacaacgGGAAGAGTGCCtcaaacaaaataaacgaaattgCAGATAATGTCATCGATGTGAACGCAGAAATGTGCAACCTAAATCACGGCATTATAGACGACTGGGTGCAGTACGGATTTATgaattatagaaaaattatgaatagcATGAAAATAAGTAGCGATGTTATTGATAGCAAAATTAatcaaaaaatgttaatcaTATTGAAGGAGAGCTACTTGAAGGAGCAAGAAAATTTGGTAGAAgcaatgaagaagaaaaaaaatgatttcctAAAACAAGTGGAGctttgtaaaatttattgGAAGTATTTCGAAAATAGCTATTCCAATTCGGAGAAAATCAGGTCAGATGGAATTAAAGACAGTAAGAAGATAAAATGCTCTTGGTTATGTCAAAGgaagtacataaaaaatgtcaaagATTTgctaaaaatacaaaatgaataccTAGACATTATTACCTGCAGCGTGAAAACCTTCTTCCAATTAAtcgaatggaaaaaaaactcaatTAGGGATATCCTCTGTTCTTATATTCTTCTTTATAAaagctttttaaatttttacctAAACAATATGAACATACTGTATGACTCCATTttgctggaaaaaaatgtagatgcAGCTCAGTTTCAGAACCTCTCCTCGGTGACCATCATTGATGAGGAGGATTTAATCAAACAGGTTGCTCCCTTTCAGCTGAACGACAATTGTGATGGCATTCCCCAGTTAAACAAGGCACTCAGCTTAATAAAATCATCCATCATTTTCTATAATCACCAAATTAATGTCAAGTCGATTCtctgcattttttgttctaccATCAAGGGGTACCTTACCAGTGTGGGGTTCTTCAACAAGTGCGTGGAGGGCGTTTTCGTCATCACGTGGGACAAGTTCATTCACTTCTTTGCCGACGCGGAGGATGCCGCCCCGCAGTGGTCCTACTACATGGAGGACATCGAGTTTAAGCTGGTCAAGTGTAAGCCGGATTCGAAAAGGAACTCGCTCGACACCGAAAAAAGAGAACCCGACGGGGGCGCAGAAGTGGTAGCGGCGGCGGCGACAGCGGCGATAGCGGCTGCGGAGGGGGAGGGCGAGCCAAGCGCTACGCCTTCTGTGACCACCACCCCGAATAACCAACGACAAAGGAACCATTCGAACCAGTCAAAaggtaaaaaggggaaggagaaaacggGCGGAAAGGACTCCTCGTCTGTGCTCTCCGGAGCAGACACACTTAAAGTAACTTCCTCCACGAAGAATGGAGAGCCCGACATAGGTCTAAACCCCTCGAAGAAAGAAATTCAGGACAACTGTTCCGCGACCCCGTCTACCATcaacgacgatgatgatgtaGAAATccaaatgaaagaaaaaaaaaaaacgctgctCATCAGTGGATGGTCCTTCACCTTCAAGTGCCCAACTATGTACCTCACAAATGTTTGTTACGAATTGCTAAGCAATCACCTGTGCTCCCAATATTTCGAGGATGAAAATTCCTTTGCAAATTTCTCCAACATTATTGCCAATGGGGAGGTAAAAAATGACCTCCTCTTTATCGATGAAATGGCCTCCTTTTACAACGCCCACATGGATGGAATGTCTCAGGATACAAAAGATAAAGTCATCGTAAAGAACAAACTTTTGAAAACGAAGAATGAACGCTTCGCCAGGGAGCGCTTGTCCGTGTCGGATCGGGACGACCTGGCTGGCTCCCTCAGAGGGAGAACTCCAAGCAGGACCAGCAATATCGatggtcaaaaaaaaaacaaaaattctCACCCGGAAAATCTGCTTTACGCATTtcacaagaagaaaaatgagctgctgaaaaatgttaaaataggTGACCAGGAAAGTGGCCCTACGGGAGAGCGGCAGGCAGAGGACAGGCACcacccggggggggagaagcaccatGGACATGCTCAAGTGGGCGGGGAACACCAAAGCGACGCAGAGACGGAGGAGagtaagaagaaaattttgaacagcaagaaaaaaagccACAGCAGATCTACCAGTTCGGGGAAGGCGAAGGTGCAAAATAAGTGA
- a CDS encoding splicing factor, putative (encoded by transcript PVX_114770A) — translation MSAFDRFNIHAQLEHLQSKYQGSGHSDTTRWEWLTNIHRDTLASHVGHYSRLAYFAIVENEPIAKIRYRCLQNMSLPVVPKPKKESKQ, via the exons ATGTCTGCCTTTGACCGATTTAACATCCACGCGCAGTTGGAACACTTGCAGAGCAAGTATCAGGGCTCGGGGCACTCCGACACGACTAGATG gGAATGGCTAACAAACATCCACAGGGACACGTTGGCATCTCACGTAGGACATTATTCGAG ATTAGCCTATTTCGCCATTGTAGAGAATGAACCAATCGCCAAAATAAGATATCGCTGTCTGCAG aATATGTCACTTCCCGTTGTTCCaaagccaaaaaaggagtcGAAGCAGTGA
- a CDS encoding mitochondrial import inner membrane translocase subunit Tim17, putative (encoded by transcript PVX_114790A): MGDYLKTGSINYDLEILKKKPEKKLSLDKQNLYLQGYGRQWGEKLVYSVGLAYGSGLLLGGSCGLISGVMKGGKTRKLFVNSVLNSTSVIGPSVANQMASITMIFYALNNMVKLFTKNDEVYNSSIAGFLAGSIYKSASSYKIMGGYSVLSSAVFSFIDYGFKRGYI, encoded by the exons ATGGGAGATTACTTAAAAACGGGATCGATCAACTATGAtttagaaattttaaaaaaaaaacccgaAAAGAAGTTATCGCTTGACAAGCAAAATTTGTACCTCCAAGGATATGGTAGAcagtggggggagaagctggTCTACAGCGTTGGCTTGGCCTACGGCTCAG GCCTTCTGCTAGGCGGGAGTTGCGGGCTAATCAGCGGAGTCATGAAGGGAGGGAAGACGAGGAAGCTGTTTGTCAACTCCGTTTTGAATTCCACCTCAGTGATAGGGCCGAGCGTCGCCAACCAAATGGCCTCAATAACGATGATTTTCTACGCCCTAAATAATATGGTCAAATTATTTACCAAGAATGATGAAGTGTACAATTCGTCCATCGCAGGTTTCCTCGCGGGGAGCATTTACAAAAGTGCCTCCAGCTATAAAATTATGGGTGGCTATTCTGTGCTGTCGTCTGCTGTCTTTTCGTTTATTGATTATGGCTTCAAGAGGGGCTACATTTAG
- a CDS encoding hypothetical protein, conserved (encoded by transcript PVX_114775A), whose protein sequence is MLHNDKKNPREALDEEKPRKSNPGEVGTHRKARDTKGNKNKSGEGHITKVEGKADCEPHDVKRKGEKDKVLIQCKELQRKELEALKLIYVKDKELAIQNENDEKRDTIIHMHLNDENISDNVINLTFELPKDYPLKSFLLININVKNFTPDMNNYVNQEVYKDMPNYIAHENSILSIIYRINELVENIQNRKETLVDQSYSSSEEREENAEEEAFDSSKDQLIKDHVTFLYCSGMTYSQHRRVLARRLCYSHHILSLVKRTCIIKWAKELKIGGYSKIGYPGIIICEGPKEEVDFYINSLNKLRWKHFDCRGMDDIILKEYEDLDDARVLPKTMYELDPKGMSTLSNICTECGLRDLFLTSMKIYHSGEKRSTNEGGKDTDSSSKDKNKKKKKRK, encoded by the coding sequence ATGTTGCAtaacgacaaaaaaaatcctaGAGAAGCATTGGATGAGGAAAAACCACGAAAAAGTAACCCCGGGGAAGTAGGAACCCATCGCAAGGCAAGGGATAcgaagggaaacaaaaacaaatcgGGAGAAGGGCATATTACAAAGGTGGAAGGAAAAGCGGATTGTGAACCACATGACGTTAAgcgaaaaggtgaaaaagatAAAGTACTAATTCAGTGTAAAGAGTTGCAAAGAAAAGAACTGGAAGCGTTAAAACTTATTTATGTGAAGGACAAAGAGCTAGccattcaaaatgaaaatgacgAAAAGAGGGACACTATAATACACATGCATTTGAATGATGAAAACATCAGTGACAATGTGATAAATTTAACTTTCGAGTTACCCAAAGATTATCCCCTAAAATCATTTTTACTCATtaacataaatgtaaaaaatttcactcCAGACATGAACAATTATGTCAACCAGGAAGTGTACAAAGATATGCCAAATTATATAGCGCATGAAAACAGCATTTTAAGTATCATCTACCGAATTAACGAGTTGGTGGAAAATATACAAAACAGGAAGGAGACTCTCGTGGACCAGAGTTATTCCTCATCagaagaaagggaagaaaacgcagaggaagaagcatttGACTCATCCAAAGACCAACTTATCAAAGACCACGTGACATTTCTATATTGCAGCGGAATGACTTATTCCCAACACAGAAGGGTGTTGGCTAGACGCCTGTGCTACTCGCACCATATTCTTAGTTTAGTAAAAAGAACCTGCATAATTAAATGGGcgaaagaattaaaaattgggGGGTACTCAAAAATAGGGTACCCCGGTATAATAATATGCGAGGGGCCCAAGGAAGAGGTcgatttttatattaacagTTTGAATAAGCTCAGGTGGAAGCATTTCGACTGTAGGGGCATGGATGATATAATCTTAAAGGAGTATGAGGACTTGGATGATGCGCGAGTTCTTCCAAAGACCATGTACGAGCTTGATCCCAAAGGGATGAGCACCCTGTCTAATATATGCACCGAATGTGGTTTACGCGATTTGTTTTTAACAAGCATGAAGATTTACCACTCCGGGGAGAAGCGCTCAACGaatgaggggggaaaggacaCCGACAGTAGTAGTAAGgacaaaaataagaagaagaaaaagaggaaatga
- a CDS encoding hypothetical protein, conserved (encoded by transcript PVX_114780A) yields MYTRIGCLFPILKFLFVFVKTSTRVDSSEGESKRRGDRQGRRSSGNRGGGRNMHGLYRKNQLSTPEEQLCTNAFWRKNLFSRYEIKPKYFNVPTYHVKDNANECFERVSNNSWYDTSSFRKKGAFLFCRELRNINWGSSHDGGETHLSEALHDVVEASTNGTLPMRASGEDAKNLDECGGLPQNVVGSNPNDKALNDKASKEKKKKKTLPSPNGGVTPTGSSLTLYGRKKKPNKLAKMATSKKADNVKNEKWAPESCKPSELEPAQRNTHKWDATHLVSGKVCKKKQTSIDIWKYKKEEILKGHTLHEQVSEKIISSKPSVEKEIMCVHKLGVLPLDDKVRLDKSGKGQIASSFKKTKEKSVHRGEHLAGVVQMTPSKGDAKKESPIRSYFPSEAAPVSVIPSGGYSEGGNKIEEKNTPIGEEQIRRIFHPTGNAKSMARETPLSKGTYTGYQQKGRRFLGAQKMLLNESNQGGKAKEGDLDERLSGMLTWNRALGAAHHGEGTPTKDRGIANSIERTNGAHTKGRCSSEYSKKRPTIECMMIEDVDVSESKQEEGRIIGVSATAPCQGKNLHLLEESRDENPLFDSLVNTKMYFRIDFKMYKPILMRAITQVRVYSNEKLLQCVYIKEYPQNFSVVVQNAVQMCNGKVLAKMKNKLIHIKETGVLNFTYLSNEKVIGCSHVSIKHLVSSGLEGGLFISVDDHTDCRKRNPPKEAFAVGPLLPFGRQEINVLKSKIFVNYKIDCPRSAHDFIASGEGVTAKAKITFLEEMVRQMYSFIQDSTLLRFVKGARVAHRGGECGAGKGGSEEQRAEGEKNVVGEKHVDGEQHVDGEKHAEGEKYEEGGNLLDGENHLDGEPPRGRSNHVGNADLDKCEKGNPPSALNEGNDPEGGDEKTEGHLPIGNSPQNGEAEEAADRKEEDELAEKSKSADLEEGCCGNAPSSNHKDPPSCDGVATGDMLGEEPNRSDAVEGVLKFKGEEQGRYNGQVVCGNPGERDNPHVESAPPGQTHNEKAENGENDENAENAGNAENAENAGNPPKGSKDEAEEGGTNRCAPKGVSTYPKGPKINSPHEHKNKKKQIEQLQNTIEEYKKELAEKAEEIQKLKHSNNNTNILYKACYRKLQEIENERKRTDAMNFLLRFDDTCGNKLTNRLEKKNALPKRKAFTETDSSVVMGAEVRRVNSLRSALVALNGEEKNMGGNAIRRSGTGTITGSSVYATTMRSLPPAGREKLSKKKQAIRTESVNKTIMKLFGADLGETPRGEEVATRGGITTGKGGDGDHYGEHYEEQYGNHYGDHYGEHLDDHRILLSNYQIKENKIDALVRENESLKERINKLTLTDAECPSRVPPLKDAYYTTRAKDKCRAHKQAKLRGVEQHCRNSNYLEHSWGEKKSYNYDGVRNKYSSNSRFNFPLNLVKSYSHDPIAHREVDINQSAC; encoded by the coding sequence ATGTACACCCGCATCGGTTGTCTATTCCCAATTTTGaagttcctttttgtttttgttaaAACTTCCACACGTGTGGATAGCAGCGAGGGGGAAAGCAAACGAAGGGGGGACAGACAAGGAAGACGAAGTAGCGGCaaccgcggggggggaagaaatatGCATGGGCTGTATAGAAAAAACCAACTGAGCACTCCCGAGGAACAGCTGTGCACGAACGCATTTTGGAGGAAGAACTTATTCAGCAGGTACGAAATAAAACCGAAATATTTTAACGTACCAACATATCATGTTAAAGATAACGCCAATGAATGCTTCGAGAGGGTGTCAAACAATTCCTGGTATGACACTAGCAGCTTTAGGAAGAAGGGagcgtttttattttgcagAGAATTGAGAAACATCAACTGGGGCAGCAGCCACGATGGGGGGGAGACCCACCTGAGCGAGGCACTACATGATGTTGTTGAGGCTTCCACAAATGGTACGCTCCCAATGCGGGCAAGCGGTGAAGACGCCAAGAATTTAGACGAATGCGGTGGTTTGCCCCAAAACGTGGTAGGCAGCAACCCAAATGACAAAGCATTGAATGATAAAGCatcaaaagaaaagaaaaaaaaaaaaacactcccTTCACCCAATGGAGGAGTAACCCCCACAGGTAGCTCGTTAACCCTTTatggcagaaaaaaaaagccgaACAAGTTAGCAAAAATGGCTACTTCGAAAAAAGCtgataatgttaaaaatgaaaagtggGCTCCTGAAAGTTGCAAGCCTTCGGAGCTTGAACCTGCACAAAGGAATACCCACAAATGGGACGCCACCCATTTGGTTAGCGGCAAGGTgtgcaaaaagaaacaaacgaGCATTGATATTTGGAAGtataaaaaggaggaaatctTAAAGGGGCACACTTTGCATGAACAGGTCAGCGAGAAAATCATTTCCAGCAAACCATCAgtcgaaaaagaaattatgtGCGTACACAAATTGGGCGTACTTCCTCTAGACGATAAGGTGAGGTTAGACAAAAGCGGAAAAGGGCAAATAGCAAGTAGTTTTAAAAAGACGAAAGAGAAAAGCGTTCACAGGGGGGAACACTTAGCGGGGGTGGTGCAGATGACCCCTTCCAAGGGagacgcaaaaaaggagtctCCTATCCGCTCCTACTTCCCTTCTGAGGCCGCACCCGTTAGTGTGATCCCAAGTGGAGGTTACTCcgaaggggggaacaaaattgaagagaaaaacacACCAAttggggaagaacaaataaGGAGGATTTTTCATCCCACTGGGAATGCCAAATCGATGGCTAGGGAAACTCCCCTGAGTAAAGGAACGTACACAGGTTAccaacaaaaggggagacgCTTCTTgggggcgcaaaaaatgcttttaaaCGAAAGTaaccaggggggaaaagccaAAGAGGGGGACTTAGACGAGAGACTTTCCGGAATGCTCACCTGGAACCGCGCATTAGGAGCAGCTCACCACGGAGAAGGCACCCCCACAAAGGACAGAGGAATCGCCAATTCGATAGAGAGAACAAATGGGGCACACACAAAAGGTAGATGCTCATCTGAGTACTCCAAAAAAAGACCAACCATAGAATGCATGATGATTGAAGACGTAGATGTAAGTGAGTCTAAACAGGAGGAGGGGCGCATCATAGGGGTGTCCGCAACTGCACCTTGCCAGGGTAAAAATCTGCACCTGTTAGAGGAGTCCCGGGATGAAAATCCCCTTTTCGACTCCCTTGTTAACACCAAAATGTATTTTAGAATCGATTTTAAGATGTATAAACCCATTCTTATGAGGGCAATTACCCAAGTGAGAGTGTATTCAAATGAGAAGCTACTTCAGTGCGTCTACATAAAGGAGTACCCTCAAAACTTTTCTGTAGTTGTGCAGAATGCCGTCCAAATGTGTAATGGAAAAgtgctagccaaaatgaaaaataagcTCATTCACATCAAAGAAACGGGGGTTCTCAATTTTACGTATCTAAGCAATGAAAAAGTAATTGGCTGTTCCCATGTTAGCATTAAGCATCTAGTAAGTTCTGGATTAGAAGGAGGGCTTTTCATTTCAGTGGATGACCACACAGATTGTagaaaaaggaaccccccaAAAGAAGCGTTTGCAGTAGGTCCTCTCCTCCCATTCGGCAGACAAGAAATAAACGTTTTAAAGTCCAAAATTTTTGTCAACTATAAAATTGACTGCCCCAGGAGTGCTCATGATTTTATTGCTTCTGGTGAAGGGGTGACGGCCAAGGCGAAAATTACCTTCTTGGAGGAGATGGTTAGGCAAATGTACAGCTTCATACAGGACTCGACGCTGCTCCGGTTCGTGAAGGGCGCGCGGGTCGCCCACAGGGGGGGTGAATGTGGCGCcgggaagggggggagcgagGAGCAGCGcgcagagggggaaaaaaacgtagTTGGAGAAAAACACGTAGATGGAGAACAACACGTAGATGGAGAAAAACACGCAGAGGGAGAAAAGTacgaagaggggggaaaccTCTTAGATGGAGAAAACCACTTAGACGGAGAACCCCCCCGCGGTAGAAGCAATCATGTGGGGAACGCCGATCTGGACAAATGCGAGAAGGGCAACCCCCCCAGCGCGCTCAACGAAGGCAACGACCCAGAAGGGGGAGACGAAAAGACTGAGGGTCATCTCCCCATTGGGaattccccccaaaatggcgaagcggaagaggcagCAGATAGGAAAGAGGAAGATGAGCTGGCGGAAAAATCCAAGAGCGCTGATTTAGAGGAAGGGTGTTGCGGTAATGCGCCAAGCTCGAACCATAAAGATCCTCCTTCCTGTGATGGTGTAGCCACGGGAGACATGCTGGGAGAGGAACCCAATCGCAGTGACGCTGTGGAAGGTGTGCTAAAATTTAAAGGGGAAGAGCAGGGAAGGTATAACGGCCAAGTGGTGTGTGGCAACCCAGGTGAACGGGACAACCCCCACGTGGAGAGCGCACCCCCTGGGCAGACACACAATGAGAAGGCAGAGAATGGCGAAAATGATGAGAATGCCGAAAATGCTGGGAATGCCGAAAATGCTGAGAACGCGGGAAATCCCCCGAAGGGGAGCAAagacgaagcggaggaaggCGGCACGAACAGGTGCGCCCCCAAAGGGGTGTCTACTTACCCGAAGGGaccaaaaataaattccccacatgaacataaaaacaaaaaaaaacaaatagagCAGCTGCAGAACACCATAGAGGagtataaaaaagaattagcAGAAAAAGCAGAGGAGATACAAAAGCTAAAACATTCAAACAATAACACTAATATACTCTACAAAGCCTGTTATAGGAAATTAcaagaaattgaaaatgaaaggaaaagaacCGATGCGATGAACTTCCTACTGAGATTTGATGATACCTGTGGAAATAAGCTAACCAACCGTTTGGAGAAAAAGAATGCCCTCCCCAAAAGAAAGGCATTTACGGAAACTGACTCGAGTGTAGTGATGGGCGCAGAAGTGCGAAGGGTAAATTCTCTGCGAAGTGCCTTAGTTGCTCTAaacggggaggagaaaaacatGGGTGGAAATGCCATCCGTAGGAGCGGCACTGGCACCATCACGGGAAGCAGCGTCTATGCAACCACGATGAGGAGTCTCCCCCCGgcggggagggaaaaactgagcaaaaagaaacagGCCATCCGCACCGAGTCGGTCAACAAGACGATTATGAAGTTGTTCGGCGCCGATTTGGGAGAAACCCCCCGGGGTGAAGAAGTAgccacgcgggggggaatCACCACGGGTAAGGGGGGCGATGGCGACCATTACGGGGAGCACTACGAGGAGCAGTACGGTAACCACTATGGCGACCACTACGGTGAGCACTTAGATGACCACCGCATCCTCCTGAGCAACTACCAAATTAAAGAGAACAAAATTGACGCACTTGTAAGGGAAAACGAATCGCTAAAGGAACGAATAAACAAGCTGACCCTAACCGATGCGGAGTGCCCCAGCAGGGTACCACCCCTCAAGGACGCCTACTACACCACAAGGGCAAAGGACAAATGTAGGGCCCATAAACAGGCGAAGCTAAGAGGCGTTGAGCAGCACTGCAGAAATTCAAACTACCTGGAGCATtcgtggggggagaaaaaaagttacaactACGATGGGGTGAGGAACAAGTacagcagcaacagcagATTTAACTTCCCCCTCAATTTGGTTAAAAGTTATTCTCATGATCCCATCGCGCACAGGGAGGTGGACATCAATCAGTCCGCGTGCTGA